A genomic segment from Bradyrhizobium sp. CB1015 encodes:
- a CDS encoding universal stress protein: MTSKRLCYEPGHKPKCLVIVDDSAEWDRAVYYASRWAIRAGGGVVMLRIIEPEQQSQEWLGVADIMRAEAQEAAEAALDRAAGRANGIAAITPERVIREGEALEQLLAVIDEDPDIAMLVLAANPGAEGPGPLVSLLAHALGTFPVPVTIISGALSDQSVDSLS; the protein is encoded by the coding sequence ATGACCAGCAAGCGACTTTGCTACGAGCCGGGCCACAAACCCAAATGCCTCGTCATCGTCGACGACAGCGCCGAATGGGATCGCGCCGTCTATTACGCCAGCCGCTGGGCGATCCGTGCCGGCGGCGGCGTCGTGATGCTGCGCATCATTGAGCCGGAACAGCAGAGCCAGGAATGGCTGGGGGTGGCCGACATCATGCGCGCCGAGGCGCAGGAAGCCGCCGAAGCCGCGCTCGACCGCGCCGCGGGGCGCGCCAACGGCATCGCCGCCATCACGCCGGAGCGGGTCATCCGCGAAGGCGAAGCGTTGGAGCAGCTGCTGGCCGTGATCGACGAGGACCCCGATATCGCCATGCTGGTGCTCGCCGCCAATCCCGGCGCGGAAGGGCCCGGACCTCTGGTTTCGCTGCTCGCGCATGCGCTCGGCACGTTCCCGGTGCCGGTGACGATCATCTCAGGCGCGCTGAGCGACCAGAGCGTGGATTCGCTGTCGTAG
- the trpS gene encoding tryptophan--tRNA ligase encodes MPFVERVFSGVQPTGNLHLGNYLGAIVNFVKMQETHNCIYCVVDMHAITQGVDVWGGPVELARNTREVTAAFIAAGIDPKKHIVFNQSQVSGHAELAWIFNCVARMGWLGRMTQFKEKAGKDRENASVGLFDYPVLMAADILLYRATHVPVGEDQKQHLELSRDIAQKFNNDFGDSIRAQGTNDGLFFPLPEPLITGPATRVMSLRDGTKKMSKSDASDNSRINLTDDADTIAQKIRKAKTDPEPLPTEEKGLEARPEADNLVGIFAALSGRSKADVLRDFGGGQFSSFKNALAELCVTKLAPIAGEMKRLVADPGHIDTILNDGSDRARAIADETMKLSKDIVGFIRRR; translated from the coding sequence ATGCCATTCGTTGAACGGGTCTTTTCGGGCGTCCAGCCGACGGGCAATCTGCACCTCGGCAATTACCTCGGCGCGATCGTCAACTTCGTGAAGATGCAGGAAACCCACAATTGCATCTATTGCGTCGTCGACATGCACGCGATCACGCAAGGGGTGGACGTCTGGGGCGGGCCGGTCGAGCTCGCGCGCAACACCCGCGAGGTGACCGCGGCGTTCATCGCGGCCGGCATCGACCCGAAGAAGCACATCGTGTTCAACCAGAGCCAGGTCTCCGGTCATGCCGAGCTCGCCTGGATCTTCAACTGCGTCGCACGCATGGGCTGGCTCGGCCGCATGACCCAGTTCAAGGAGAAGGCCGGCAAGGACCGCGAGAACGCCTCCGTGGGCCTGTTCGACTATCCCGTGCTGATGGCCGCCGACATTCTGCTCTATCGCGCCACCCACGTTCCCGTGGGCGAAGACCAGAAGCAGCATCTCGAGCTCTCGCGCGACATCGCGCAGAAGTTCAACAACGACTTTGGCGACTCGATCCGCGCGCAGGGCACCAATGACGGGCTGTTCTTCCCGCTGCCGGAACCCTTGATCACCGGGCCGGCGACGCGCGTGATGAGCCTGCGCGACGGCACCAAGAAGATGTCGAAGTCGGACGCCTCCGACAATTCGCGCATCAATCTCACCGACGATGCCGACACCATCGCGCAGAAGATCCGCAAGGCGAAGACCGATCCGGAGCCGCTGCCGACGGAAGAGAAGGGCCTGGAAGCGCGGCCCGAGGCCGACAATCTGGTCGGCATCTTCGCCGCGCTGTCCGGCCGCTCCAAGGCGGACGTGCTGCGCGATTTCGGCGGTGGCCAGTTCTCCAGCTTCAAGAACGCGCTGGCGGAGCTGTGCGTGACAAAACTCGCGCCGATCGCCGGCGAGATGAAGCGCCTCGTCGCCGACCCCGGCCATATCGACACGATCCTGAACGACGGTTCGGACCGGGCCCGCGCCATCGCTGACGAGACGATGAAGCTCTCCAAGGACATCGTCGGCTTCATCCGCCGGCGCTAA
- a CDS encoding NifU family protein: MFIQTEATPNPATLKFIPGRVVVDGSPMEFASREAAARSPLAEKLFDVPGVTGVFYGSDFITVTKASGEWQQLKPAILGAIMEHYMSGAPLLAGGEAHSEADLDDEDEFFDEADAETVDMIKDLIETRVRPAVANDGGDITFRGFKDGIVYLNMKGACSGCPSSTATLQHGIQNLLKHFVPDVVEVRPM; encoded by the coding sequence ATGTTCATTCAAACCGAAGCCACCCCCAATCCCGCCACGCTGAAGTTCATTCCTGGCCGCGTCGTGGTCGACGGCAGCCCCATGGAATTTGCGAGCCGCGAAGCGGCCGCGCGTTCGCCGCTCGCCGAAAAGCTGTTCGACGTGCCCGGCGTCACCGGCGTGTTCTACGGATCGGACTTCATCACCGTGACCAAAGCGAGCGGTGAATGGCAGCAGCTCAAGCCCGCGATTCTCGGTGCCATCATGGAGCACTACATGTCGGGCGCGCCGCTGCTTGCCGGCGGCGAAGCGCACAGTGAGGCCGATCTCGACGACGAGGACGAGTTCTTCGACGAGGCCGACGCCGAGACCGTGGACATGATCAAGGACCTGATCGAGACCCGGGTGCGGCCGGCAGTCGCCAATGACGGCGGCGACATCACCTTCCGCGGCTTCAAGGATGGTATCGTCTATCTCAACATGAAGGGCGCCTGCTCCGGCTGCCCGTCATCGACGGCGACGCTCCAGCACGGCATCCAGAACCTGCTCAAGCACTTCGTGCCTGACGTGGTCGAAG